The DNA window AATCCCGAGTGTGAAACGTCATTTCTGAAGGAACGGCTTAGAAAGCACCATCGCGGTCAGCAGGTCGCGCAGTCCGCCTTTCGCTTTTGCCGCGGTGGCGTGGATGGCTTCCAGATGCTCGTCGTCGCCGTGGTCGAGGCTGCGACCCAGCACGTAGGCATACAGCCGCCGACTAAAGGCGTCGGTGAAGCGAGGCGTCGGGCGCGTTTCCGCCGGCGGCTCGATCAACCGGCGGCGAAACTCTTCGATATCGGCGAACGGCGTCTTGTCGGGCAGTTGCCCGCTGGTGTTGGCCGCGATCAACTTGCCATCCTTGTCGCGACGCAGTCGGCCGAACAGGTCATACTGGTCCCAGGCGAAACTGAGTGGGTCGATCCGCAGATGGCAGACCGCACACGTGTTGATGCTGGAATGAGCTTCTACATGTTCGCGGGGCGACAACTTGCGGAGGTTCTTGTCAATGTTCAGTTGCACGTCGAGTGGCTGCACATTGCCCGGCGGCGTCGGTATGTCGATGCCGAGAATCCGTTCAATTAAATAGACGCCGCGGAGGATCTCCGCCCGCTCGCGGCCATGCGACGCGGCCGCAATGCAACCGGCTTGTGTCAGCAATCCGCCCCGGCGATCAGCCGGCGCCGGCACGGCGCGGAACTGGTGTCCCGAGACACCGTCGATGCCGTAGAACCGGGCGAGGCGGTCGTTGATGACCACGATTTCGCAACCGACGAGCGACTCCACGGGCCGGTTCTTTCGCAACAACTCCTCAAAAAGTCGCGGAGCTTCCTCCACCATGTCCCGGCGCAGTACGTCCTCGTTCCAGGGAATGTCTTCCTTCTGGTTGATCGTCTGGTGAGCCACGACGGTTGCCGGGTCGAGATGGAGTACCGAGTCGAGATCCAGCCACTGCCGGGCAAACTCCCGACAAAGCGCATAGCTCCGCGGATCGTCGAGCAGGCGGGCAAGCTGACGCCGCAACTCGTCCTCCCGCAGCAGACCGCCGTCGGCCGCACGGGCCTGGAGTTCTTCGTCCGGTGCTGTTCCCCACGCCAAATAGGACAAGCGGGACGCCAGTTCCCAGGCCGTCAACGGACGCTGCTCCGCGTCCTTCGGCTCGACCAGGTAAAACATTTGCGGCGAGATCAGCGCGGCGGTCACGGCCGCTTTGTAAGCCGAAAGGAACGAGACTCCCCGCGCCCGCTCGGCGTCATACAGTCCCAAGTGCGCGGCCACTTCGCTCGCGCGGGCCGGCCGACGGAACGCCTGCGGCAGAAAAGCTTCAAGAGATCGTCGAGCGCGGTCACGGTCGCTCTCACCCGCTCTTGATGGCGCCAACAGATGGGGAGACCGCGACGGCGTCTCCACGACCTCGACGGCGAGCGAGCTGACAAGCAACTCGTTGCGCGTGGGGAGCGGAATGTCGCCTTCCTTCCGCTTCTCGTCCGGCGAGCGGAGCGCCGGTTCGACGAGCGCCGCGGCGTTATCGATCTGTAGTTCCAGGTGCCCGTCACGATGAATGCCTTTCCAATCGGCGTCCGCCAACGCCAGCGGCGCTTCGAGCACGTATTCCGCGGGCGAGTCGGCGGGCGCTGTGACGACGATCTCGCCGACGGGCACGATCACGAATTCCCGCGCGATGCTCAACCGCAGCACTGGGGAGGTTTCCCCGGCCGGAATGCTGGCTCCTGCTTTCGCGCGCAACCGCAATATGCCGCCGTCAGGAACCAGCGGCAACCGAAGCGTCAGACATTCCATCGGATTGCCGATGACGACCGGGTTGGGCGCCAGCACGATCCCACGCTTCGCATCCAGCCGCGTCACCGCCTGCGGCCGGCGCCCGTTGTTGGGACCGGACCAGCGGCCGACCAAACTCAGCGAGGCCGGTTTCCCGTCGCCCACGGCGGGAACATCGTCGCGATAGGCCACGAAGTTGTTCTGCGGTTTGGTGAGCTTCGCGGCGGCTTTGGCGGCAAACTCGCGCACGTCAACCTCGTAGCGGATCGAGCCGAGATGCGGTTCTTCCGGCAGCGCAACATCCACGAGGTGCTCCGCCAAATCGAGGCTCCGCCGCAGCAGCAACGGCTGAGTCGATTGCTGGTTGCTGTCGTTGCTGAAGTTGTCTTCCGCGGAGTCCTGCGGCAGCCGTCGGCTCAGATCGACCGGGAAGTGGGGGAACGACAGTCCGAGCACGTCCAGCGAGGTGCTCACATACTCGCGCGGCGTCAGCCTGCGCAGAGCCCTGCGCCCGATGCCGCCGCGCGTGATGGTTGCCGCTCGCGCCGCCGCGTCGTCGATCCAGGCCAGCACGGGCGTAAGTTCGTCGGCGGTCGGACGAGGGCGACCCTTGGGCGGCATTTCTCCCTGCGCCATCATTAGCTTGGCCGAGAGCCATTGCTCGGCCAGCTTTGGTTCGACGAGGTCGGGCAAAGGACCATCGAAACGCACCTCCCCTTCCTGCTTCTCGACGCCGTGACAGGCGACGCAATGCTTCTGTATGAACGGCCGGACTACCTTTGAAAACGACTGAGCGTGCGCGTCGTCGTCGGCTGGAGCGGCCGGTAACGGAGCGACTACGTAGAGAATGGCGACGACGAAAACGCCCATCGATGCACGAGTGATTTGCCGGCGCGCCTGCGTCATGGTGCCTTCCTCACTTGCACGTCGTCGAAAACCACCGTGCCGAACTTGGTCTTGCCGTAACGGTTCCAAGCGGTGAGGCCCGCGGAGATTTTCGGACCCATCGGAATCTCCATTTCTTTCAGCAGCTTCCACTCTTTGCCGTCAGGCGAATACGAACTGCGGAACGTCTGGCCCTGCCGTTCGATCTTCAGCCAGACGGGCAGTTTGACCTGGTCGGGCCGTTGCACGCGGAAACCCTCGTTGCTGACCTGGCGGCGCATGCGAATCGAAGCCGCAATGGGATGCTGATCAGGCTGATCCTTGACATGCACGGTCTCCAGCATCGCGCACATGTAAAGTCCCAGCGGCTTGTTTTCATCGCGCAGCATCACGCCCGCGCCGCCCCAAACGTGAAAATCGTCGAACTTGGTGACCTTCGCCATGATCGAGCCATCTCCTTCAAGCGACCGATGGACGAAGCCGACCCCGTCCGCCTCGTCGGAACGTTTGAAGAACAGCATGCCCGAGTCGGCCTGCAACGTGAACTTGCCGTCAGCGAAAGTGGCTTGGAGTGGCGTTTCGAAGCGACGCTGCTCCCCTTTGCCGAAATGAGAGAGCGTCCAGCCCGCTACGACGGAACGCGACGCAAACGGATCAGCCGGTGGCTCGGCCGACCAAGCCTGGCTCGTCATGATCAACGCGGCGATCGTCAGGAGATGTTTCATGGTTTTCCAGGGCTGGTTGTTCGTAATCAGTCAATCGATCAATAATCATTGACCCAAACAACCGAAAACTTAGCAGCGAACCTTCGAATCTCTGCCGATCGCGGCAAGTAGTAGCGGTACGGCGCGATGATCCAACGAAGTGAGGTCTGCATGTCATTGTCCCTTGAACGATGTAGGAAGCCCGAAGAGCCGGCGGGCGTTGTCGGCGAGTATTGCCCGGCGTTCCGTTGCCGTCAGCGACATCTCTTCCAAGAGTCGAATCCCCGCCCGAATAAAACCAGGCCCTTCCTCGGGATCGAACGGCATGTCGCTCGCGAACAGCATCCGCTCCACGCCGAAGAATTGCCGCGCGGCTTCGAGGGGAATTCGCGAGCCAAACGAAGCCGTATCAGCGTAGAAGCGGCGCAAGCCGGTGATCGGCGGCTCGCGCGTCACCATCGACATCGCTTCGGGAGGATTCCGATGGCCCGCGTAGTCGAGCCCGTGTTCGATCCGACCTTCCATCAACGGAATCAACCCGCCGCAGTGATGGGTGATGATCGTCAAATCGGGCCAGCGGTCGAACAGCCCCGCGCAGACCAGCCGCATCATCGCAACGCTCGTTTCATAGGGCCAACCAAACGCCCACCACAAATCGAGTTTCGACGCCGATTCCGTCACGTAGTCGGCCATCGTCGGCGGCCGGATCGGATGCAGCCAGATCGGCCGGCCAAGCGACGCGAGGTGTTCGATGATCTCCAGGTTCGGGGCCGCGTCGAGCGGCGCACCCAACACGTTCGTATAAAGCTGGAACCCAGTCGCGTGCAGGTTGCGCACCACGCGGTCGGCTTCCTGTTGGGCTCCTTCCGGATGATTCATTGGCAGCGACGCGATAAAGCCCGGAAATCGCTCCGGCTCGTTGGCCACCATCTCGGCCATCGCATCGTTGCCGATCCGTGCCAGCTCGCGAGATTTCTCCGGCCCCGTATGCGCCTCGATCGTGGGCGAAACCAGGCTCAGTATTTGTTGGTAGCCAGGGAACGAATCCATCAGCCGGCGGCGTTCGTCGAGATCGACCGTGACGCGAATCGAGCACGCCCGTTGGTACATCGGCAGCGGCCGCTCGGCAAGCCGCTCCACGCCGCGACAAAACGCGGGCGGAAGGCAGTGGCAGAAAACGTCGAGGATGGTGTCCATAACTGTCAGGTAGTCGGCTTTCTCTCCGAGGCGTGATCTTTTCGTGGCTGGGCTTCGGGCCGCTGCAAATTTCCCTTGAAGGAGGCTGCGGCTGGAAGCCCCAGCCACATGTCCTCACTTCTTCGCCTCGGTCACTCGCCGCAGGATCCACATGTTGCGGCTGCCGTCGGAACCGAAGTGGGTCGGCGGTTGGCGAAGTTCCGGGTTCTTCAAAGCCTCTCCTTTCTCAGCTTCCGGGTAGACGATCATCAGCAGGTCGTCGCCGTGAAAGGTGTACAGGCTCGGCGAGCGCCCCTGGAACTCGATGCCGCTGCGGAATCCGAAGTCGATCCGACCGCGGTCGCCCTGGGCTGCGACCAGCTTCCAGGTCCCGTCCATGCCCGGCTTCGCGTCCGCCTTGTAGGTCCCGCGTTTGTAGAAGTCGGACGAGGTGAACTCGACGTTCCCCTGCGGGCGAGTGCGAGCGCTGTTGGCGTCGTCGAGTTCGCCCAGCACGGCCCAGGTGCTGACGAACCGCTTCGCATCGGCCACGGGGTCGGGCTTCGTGGCCGCGGGCAGCGGGTTTCTCTGGCAGATGAAAATCACGTCCGACGGAGCCGCCCCGCTGTACGTGCCGTTGCGGTTGCCTTTGTACTCGGCGACCTCGACGAGCAGGAGCAGCACGTCGTTGTCCGGAGTAATCCGCCAGCGAGCCGCAAGCTGTGCGTTTTGTTTTGGACACAAGCTGCCGACCACGGTGCTGACTAGCTCGTTGGGGTCGGACGGTTTCTTCGGATCGGTCGATACTGAGGCACGGACGCACTTCGCACTCACCAGCGGCGTATCCGCCTTCTCCGGATTGGGCCAGAGCACGCTGTCGGCCGTAATCGTGATCTTGGAAACGGTGCCTTTATCGACCGTGATGTTCTTGTTGTGCTGGTGCGCGGCGAGCACATACCAGTCGCCTTGCGCCTCTTTGGCGAAGGCCGGTTTGATCTCTTGGGCCGCGGCAAAAGCCGACAGCAGAAGATTAACGTAAAACAGAACGCCGAAAGCAAGACGAATTCGCATGGTTGCTCCCCTGGTAGGACGGGCACTCTTGCCCGTCCAAGGTGTCGAAGGGACGGGCAAGAGTGCCCGTCCTACGGAATTACTTGGCCAACGCATCGACCAATGCCTTGGCTGCTGCGCGCGCGATTTCCTGATCCTGCTCGCCGGTCGCGCCGCCCGACGCCGCCGCGAGTGACAACGGCGGCCCGCGCCGCGGCGTCCTCGATCCAGTTCATGGCGGCGAGCAGCTCATCGGCGGAGGGACGCGGCTTTCCCTCCGGCGGCATCTCCCCTTGCGCAAGCATCCGCCGCGCCATCCGCCACTTCTCGGACACCTTCGGGTCGGTCAAATCAGGAGCCGGCCCATCGAACCGCACGTCCCCTTTAGGTTTCTCGGCCCCGTGGCAGGAGATGCAATGCCGCTTGAGGAATGGAACAACCTTGTCGGCATAGGCCGACTCAAGCGGTTGCTCCGCGAAGGCCGACTCAACGGTCAGCAGCGTCACGCAGAGCAATCCCAGGGTGCGCCATCGTGCCATCACTGTTTATTTCCCTTGGTTGTCACGACTCGCACATCCTCGAACACGACAACTCCGAACTTCCAATTGCCGTAGCGGTTCCAGGCGGTCATGCCGACGGAGACCTTTTACTCCATCTCGATCTCGGCTTCCTTGAGCAACTTCCACGACTGGCCGTCGGGCGAGTAGAGACTGCTGAACTTCTTGCCCTGCCGTTCGACCTTGAGCCACACGGGCAGTTTGACCTGATCAGGGCGCACCACGCGAAAGCCCTCGTTGCTGACTTGGCGGCGCATACGGATCGACGCCGCGATCGGGTGCTCGTTTTCGGGAAGGTCTTTGGAATGCACCGTTTCGAGCATCGCGCACATGTAAAGCCCCAGCGGCTTGTTCTCGTCGCGGAGCATCAAGCCCGCCCCACCCCACTGGTGAAAGCCGTCGAAGCGTGTGAGCTTCGCCGTGATCGAGCCGTCCCCATCAAGCGGTTGATGCACAAAGCCCACGCCATCGGCTTCGTCGGAACGCTTGAAGAACAGCATTCCCGAATCAGCTTGCAAGGTAAACTTGCCGTCGGCGAAGGCCGCCTCCAGCGGCTTTTCCAAGCGACGCTGCTCGCCCTGGCCAAAGTGCGTCAGCGTCCAACCGGGCGTGACTTCACGCGAGACGAACGGATTCGCCGCAGGCTCCGCCGCCCAAGCCTGGCTTGTCATCAGGGCGGCCAGAAGAACCAGTGCTGATGAAACCACAAACGCAATCTCGCATCGTCGCAACGAACACGATGGAAACGCGGTGGCACGGATTGGGATCGTTTCTCTCATGTTACTCATCCTGTCAGCAGTTCATTGACGACGCGCCGACTGTCGCCGAAACCAGCGGCGGAAACGCCGAGGCGTTCAGACATGGTCCGCAGCACATCGCACACGGTGGTTTGTTCGGGCTTCGCGCTCTTGTCGACCTGGCCCTTGAAATCCTTGTGCGGGTTGAACCGCAGGTGGCTGCCATGCTTTAGTCCCAGGCGGCTGCCGCCGGCCAGCAGCATCGGCAGGTTCGACGGATTGTGCGTCCAGCTCATGCCGCCGCCGTATAGCACCATCGTGTTGGCCAGCAGCGAGCCGTCGCCGTCCTGCGTCTCCTCCAAGCGCTGGAGGAACCGCGCCAAGTGGGCGATGAACCACTTGTCGACGCTTTCGAGGAAGGCGTAAGGCTGCGGCTTTTGCTCCTCGGCGTCGAAGTTCGTGGCGTGTGACGCGCTGTGATGCGTCCCCTTGCCGCACTCGGGCCAGTTGCCGAAGAACTCGTGCCCCGAACCGCAGGCCAGAATCGAAACGATCCGCGTTTGGTCGTTGCGAAGCGCCAGGGCCACCAGTTCCAGCATGGTCTTGAAATAGTCCTGCCGCTGCTGCTGCGGGTCGACGTCGAGCGTCAGTTCGTCCGCCGCGATGGGCAGGGGCTGCGATGAAAAGTACCCGCGGTCGGCCTGCAACCGCGATTCCACGTCGCGGACGCTTTGCAGGTAATCGTCGAAGCGACGGCGGTCGTTGCTGCCAAGCTGCCGCGACAGCCCGCGCGCCTGCTCGCCGACCAGATCGAGGATGCTCGACCGGCGCTGGAGCCGCTGCATCACATCGGGCGAACCGACCAACTCGCCGAACAATCGCCGCAGGTTGTTTTCGGCGTTGAACGGCGCTCCCTTGGCGTCGAACGAGGTGGTGACGCTGCCGCCGGGGGCGCTGAGCACTAGGCTGCCGATGCGCGTCCGGCTGCCGATCGCCCCGGCGATGTGCTGGTCGATCGAGATGGTGTTGGGTTCGACCGGGCCGTCCTTGCTCTTGTACTTTTCGTTCCCTGTGAGCCACACGCCGACTTCGTAGTGGCCGCCGCCGGCACCCTTCGCGTGCTCGAGGCCGGAGAAAATCGTCAGTTCCTTGCGGAACGGCGAAAGTGTCGCGAGCGTGCTGCTCAGTTGGTAGTTGGGGCCGAACTCTTTCGGGTGCCAACGCCACATATTCACGCCGCTTGGAACCATGAAAAACACGGCGCGGCCCGGAGGCGAACCAGCGTTCTTCTCCGACGCGGCCGCGACGGTTTCGAGCCAGGGCAACGGCAGGCAAACTCCGGCCGCTTTCAGAAAGGTTCGACGAGTCAACATCGTGTTCGTCCTTTATCCATGTGTAAATGAGTCAGCCAAAACGATCGACTTGATGATCTCACGCACCCGCCAGCCGTTCCGCTGGGCGGATTGCACCAGGCTGCGGATCAGCTCCTCGTCCGACAAGTTGAGCGGGCGACTCAAGGCGTAGCCGGTCAGTCGCCGCACCAACACTTCGCCGAACCGGTAACGCGACGGCTGCTGCTGGTCGCCGACCAGTTGTGCGAATTCGTCGAGGTCGGCGAACGCCCGGCCATCGGGCAGCTTGCCGGAACAGTCGATCGTCGAGTTAGCGGCACGGCGCGAGCCGTCCGGTTCCGCGTCGGTGCCGGACCGGAGGGCTTGCGCCCTGCCGCTACTTCTTTTCCCCAGATAATCGAAATCGGCCCA is part of the Lignipirellula cremea genome and encodes:
- a CDS encoding amidohydrolase family protein, coding for MDTILDVFCHCLPPAFCRGVERLAERPLPMYQRACSIRVTVDLDERRRLMDSFPGYQQILSLVSPTIEAHTGPEKSRELARIGNDAMAEMVANEPERFPGFIASLPMNHPEGAQQEADRVVRNLHATGFQLYTNVLGAPLDAAPNLEIIEHLASLGRPIWLHPIRPPTMADYVTESASKLDLWWAFGWPYETSVAMMRLVCAGLFDRWPDLTIITHHCGGLIPLMEGRIEHGLDYAGHRNPPEAMSMVTREPPITGLRRFYADTASFGSRIPLEAARQFFGVERMLFASDMPFDPEEGPGFIRAGIRLLEEMSLTATERRAILADNARRLFGLPTSFKGQ
- a CDS encoding c-type cytochrome domain-containing protein, translated to MTLLTVESAFAEQPLESAYADKVVPFLKRHCISCHGAEKPKGDVRFDGPAPDLTDPKVSEKWRMARRMLAQGEMPPEGKPRPSADELLAAMNWIEDAAARAAVVTRGGVGRRDRRAGSGNRARSSQGIGRCVGQVIP
- a CDS encoding DUF1592 domain-containing protein, producing the protein MTQARRQITRASMGVFVVAILYVVAPLPAAPADDDAHAQSFSKVVRPFIQKHCVACHGVEKQEGEVRFDGPLPDLVEPKLAEQWLSAKLMMAQGEMPPKGRPRPTADELTPVLAWIDDAAARAATITRGGIGRRALRRLTPREYVSTSLDVLGLSFPHFPVDLSRRLPQDSAEDNFSNDSNQQSTQPLLLRRSLDLAEHLVDVALPEEPHLGSIRYEVDVREFAAKAAAKLTKPQNNFVAYRDDVPAVGDGKPASLSLVGRWSGPNNGRRPQAVTRLDAKRGIVLAPNPVVIGNPMECLTLRLPLVPDGGILRLRAKAGASIPAGETSPVLRLSIAREFVIVPVGEIVVTAPADSPAEYVLEAPLALADADWKGIHRDGHLELQIDNAAALVEPALRSPDEKRKEGDIPLPTRNELLVSSLAVEVVETPSRSPHLLAPSRAGESDRDRARRSLEAFLPQAFRRPARASEVAAHLGLYDAERARGVSFLSAYKAAVTAALISPQMFYLVEPKDAEQRPLTAWELASRLSYLAWGTAPDEELQARAADGGLLREDELRRQLARLLDDPRSYALCREFARQWLDLDSVLHLDPATVVAHQTINQKEDIPWNEDVLRRDMVEEAPRLFEELLRKNRPVESLVGCEIVVINDRLARFYGIDGVSGHQFRAVPAPADRRGGLLTQAGCIAAASHGRERAEILRGVYLIERILGIDIPTPPGNVQPLDVQLNIDKNLRKLSPREHVEAHSSINTCAVCHLRIDPLSFAWDQYDLFGRLRRDKDGKLIAANTSGQLPDKTPFADIEEFRRRLIEPPAETRPTPRFTDAFSRRLYAYVLGRSLDHGDDEHLEAIHATAAKAKGGLRDLLTAMVLSKPFLQK
- a CDS encoding DUF1349 domain-containing protein, with translation MRETIPIRATAFPSCSLRRCEIAFVVSSALVLLAALMTSQAWAAEPAANPFVSREVTPGWTLTHFGQGEQRRLEKPLEAAFADGKFTLQADSGMLFFKRSDEADGVGFVHQPLDGDGSITAKLTRFDGFHQWGGAGLMLRDENKPLGLYMCAMLETVHSKDLPENEHPIAASIRMRRQVSNEGFRVVRPDQVKLPVWLKVERQGKKFSSLYSPDGQSWKLLKEAEIEME
- a CDS encoding DUF1552 domain-containing protein gives rise to the protein MPWLETVAAASEKNAGSPPGRAVFFMVPSGVNMWRWHPKEFGPNYQLSSTLATLSPFRKELTIFSGLEHAKGAGGGHYEVGVWLTGNEKYKSKDGPVEPNTISIDQHIAGAIGSRTRIGSLVLSAPGGSVTTSFDAKGAPFNAENNLRRLFGELVGSPDVMQRLQRRSSILDLVGEQARGLSRQLGSNDRRRFDDYLQSVRDVESRLQADRGYFSSQPLPIAADELTLDVDPQQQRQDYFKTMLELVALALRNDQTRIVSILACGSGHEFFGNWPECGKGTHHSASHATNFDAEEQKPQPYAFLESVDKWFIAHLARFLQRLEETQDGDGSLLANTMVLYGGGMSWTHNPSNLPMLLAGGSRLGLKHGSHLRFNPHKDFKGQVDKSAKPEQTTVCDVLRTMSERLGVSAAGFGDSRRVVNELLTG
- a CDS encoding DUF1349 domain-containing protein codes for the protein MIMTSQAWSAEPPADPFASRSVVAGWTLSHFGKGEQRRFETPLQATFADGKFTLQADSGMLFFKRSDEADGVGFVHRSLEGDGSIMAKVTKFDDFHVWGGAGVMLRDENKPLGLYMCAMLETVHVKDQPDQHPIAASIRMRRQVSNEGFRVQRPDQVKLPVWLKIERQGQTFRSSYSPDGKEWKLLKEMEIPMGPKISAGLTAWNRYGKTKFGTVVFDDVQVRKAP